In Methylomonas sp. ZR1, one DNA window encodes the following:
- a CDS encoding type II toxin-antitoxin system Phd/YefM family antitoxin, whose amino-acid sequence MIPEKQACNLRKNHIYRGHAMLEISATQFVKNFGQYRQRIQSGAIAITIYGRISGYFLSEKEFKEYQLLKEQTRKAFTLAELPQSTKAALSTAKMDSTHDYLNALMD is encoded by the coding sequence ATGATCCCTGAAAAACAAGCCTGTAATCTCAGAAAAAATCATATTTATAGGGGGCATGCAATGCTTGAGATTTCTGCAACTCAATTTGTAAAGAATTTTGGGCAATATCGCCAACGTATTCAGAGTGGAGCTATTGCGATCACTATTTATGGACGTATCAGCGGATACTTTCTTTCTGAAAAAGAATTCAAAGAATACCAGTTGCTGAAAGAGCAAACACGCAAAGCGTTCACTCTTGCTGAATTGCCACAAAGCACTAAGGCCGCGCTGTCTACTGCAAAAATGGATTCGACGCATGACTATCTAAATGCTTTGATGGACTAA
- a CDS encoding IS5 family transposase, with translation MRGADITQEELFSYRTLEARIPKNHPLRKLRKVVDLLLATLNDEFNSLYARRGRDSIPPERLLRASLLQVLFSIRSERQLVEHIDFNLLYRWFVGLTMDDEVWDHSTFSANRDRLLNERISRLFFERVLALAEWKQLISDEHFSVDGTLIQAWASHKSFVKKDGSTPPPEEGGRNPTVNFKGEKRSNETHRSTTDPDARLYKKSEGDKSQLAFLGHALMENRNGLVVDVEVTQATGTAEREAAHAMVKRTIHKPGATLGADKNYDTQDFVAKLRQRKVTPHVASKEKGSAIDGRTTRHDGYRKSLKIRKRIEEVFGWAKTVGPLRQTKFRGLKKVAAQTIFTFAAYNLTRMSAIFGWRYSTA, from the coding sequence ATGCGCGGCGCTGACATCACCCAAGAAGAACTGTTTAGTTACCGAACTCTTGAAGCGCGAATTCCCAAGAATCATCCCTTGCGCAAGCTGCGTAAAGTGGTCGATCTGTTGCTCGCCACGCTAAACGACGAGTTTAACTCGCTCTACGCCCGCCGCGGCCGGGATTCCATTCCGCCGGAACGCTTGTTGCGCGCCAGTTTGTTGCAAGTGCTATTTTCCATCCGTTCGGAACGGCAACTGGTGGAGCATATCGACTTCAACTTGTTGTACCGCTGGTTTGTCGGCTTGACGATGGATGACGAGGTATGGGATCACTCGACCTTCAGCGCCAACCGCGACCGTTTGCTCAACGAACGGATCAGCCGTTTGTTCTTCGAACGGGTGCTGGCCTTGGCGGAGTGGAAACAGCTGATCTCCGACGAGCATTTCTCGGTGGACGGCACGCTGATTCAAGCGTGGGCTTCGCACAAGAGTTTCGTGAAGAAAGATGGCTCGACGCCGCCACCAGAAGAGGGTGGACGCAATCCCACGGTCAACTTCAAAGGCGAGAAACGCAGCAACGAAACCCATCGTTCGACCACTGATCCCGATGCTCGGTTGTACAAAAAGAGCGAGGGCGACAAGTCTCAGCTGGCCTTCCTCGGTCATGCCTTGATGGAAAATCGTAACGGTCTGGTGGTTGACGTCGAAGTCACCCAGGCCACAGGAACCGCGGAACGTGAGGCAGCCCATGCCATGGTCAAGCGCACAATCCACAAACCGGGTGCGACCTTGGGGGCGGACAAGAATTACGATACGCAGGATTTTGTCGCCAAGTTACGCCAGCGCAAAGTCACGCCGCATGTCGCCAGCAAGGAAAAAGGTTCGGCTATCGACGGACGCACCACGCGGCACGACGGTTATCGCAAGAGCCTCAAAATCCGCAAACGGATCGAAGAGGTCTTCGGCTGGGCCAAGACCGTTGGCCCGCTACGCCAAACCAAATTCCGTGGTTTGAAGAAGGTCGCCGCGCAAACCATTTTTACTTTTGCTGCTTATAACCTGACGCGGATGAGTGCCATTTTCGGCTGGCGATACAGTACCGCCTAG
- a CDS encoding IS5 family transposase: MKPKSQETSGQIDLFNTPLADLLNPRHELYQLANLIDWKVLDDAFGEFFIENQGAPALPTRLIAGLHYLKHAFARSDEAVVAQWLENPYWQYFCGAEYFQHQMPCHPTSLTYWRKRIGEAGCEWMLSVTIQAGVDSQTVKKQDFASVTVDSTVQEKAITYPTDGKLYERCRQHLVRLAEQHEIPLRQNYNRKAPYLLLMANRYSHAKQMKRKRKMLKQLKTLVGRVYRDIERQLEKQSDAVKSAFKETLEKTQRILNQQPQDKNKLYSFHAPEVECIAKGKAHKKYEFGVKVGITVTNKSNFVLGARSFPGNPYDGHTLESCLEQAEILSGTRAKEAFVDLGYRGVELPGVTIYKARQKRGVDTRRLKRALKRRNAIEPIIGHLKNDGLLGRNYLKGELGDALHAILCAAGHNIRLILRRLRIFWPRFGVLLSRLGMTSSVKQFLLPA, translated from the coding sequence ATGAAGCCAAAATCCCAAGAAACGAGCGGCCAAATCGATTTATTCAACACCCCTCTGGCCGATCTATTAAATCCGAGGCATGAACTTTACCAACTGGCTAATCTGATTGATTGGAAAGTCCTGGATGATGCCTTTGGCGAGTTTTTCATTGAGAATCAAGGCGCGCCCGCCTTGCCGACCCGACTGATTGCCGGGCTTCATTACCTCAAACATGCCTTTGCCCGTTCCGACGAAGCGGTCGTGGCACAGTGGCTGGAAAATCCCTATTGGCAATACTTTTGTGGCGCAGAGTACTTCCAACACCAGATGCCCTGTCACCCCACCTCGCTGACCTATTGGCGCAAGCGGATCGGTGAAGCCGGATGCGAGTGGATGTTATCGGTGACGATTCAGGCTGGCGTCGACAGCCAGACCGTGAAAAAGCAGGACTTTGCATCGGTGACGGTGGATAGCACCGTCCAGGAGAAAGCCATCACCTATCCGACGGATGGCAAATTATACGAACGTTGCCGCCAGCACCTGGTGCGTTTGGCCGAGCAACATGAAATTCCGTTGCGGCAAAACTATAACCGTAAGGCCCCTTATCTATTGCTGATGGCCAACCGCTACAGCCATGCCAAGCAAATGAAACGGAAGCGTAAAATGCTTAAACAATTGAAAACCTTGGTGGGCCGGGTGTATCGGGACATTGAGCGTCAATTGGAAAAGCAATCCGACGCCGTCAAATCGGCGTTCAAAGAGACGTTGGAAAAAACCCAACGGATTTTGAATCAGCAACCGCAGGATAAAAACAAACTGTACAGTTTTCACGCCCCGGAAGTGGAATGCATTGCCAAAGGCAAGGCACACAAGAAATATGAATTCGGCGTCAAAGTGGGCATCACCGTCACCAACAAAAGCAATTTCGTGCTCGGCGCTCGCAGCTTTCCAGGCAATCCTTATGATGGACACACCCTGGAGTCGTGTCTGGAACAGGCGGAAATTCTGAGCGGCACCCGCGCCAAAGAAGCGTTTGTGGATTTGGGTTATCGGGGCGTCGAGCTACCCGGGGTCACGATTTACAAAGCCCGGCAAAAACGCGGCGTGGATACCCGACGACTCAAACGCGCACTCAAGCGTCGCAACGCCATCGAACCGATCATCGGTCACTTGAAGAACGACGGCTTATTGGGGCGCAACTACCTGAAAGGCGAACTGGGCGATGCACTGCATGCCATCCTGTGCGCTGCCGGCCACAACATCCGTTTGATCCTCAGGCGGTTGAGGATTTTTTGGCCTCGTTTTGGGGTGCTACTGTCTCGGCTTGGGATGACTTCATCCGTCAAGCAATTCTTGCTGCCTGCATAA
- a CDS encoding metallophosphatase domain-containing protein, whose product MSDLHNIDPYYDVPDGDILIIAGDICEIGNDEEISEFDTFLSFQNHAVKIVIAGNHDFTFQDYTPKNAKKLLKHGIYLEDSGIDIYGVKFWGSPWQPWFGGWAFNLPRGQKLADVWAQIPDDTDVLITHSPPFGILDVVNGEHVGCNDLTMALKRIRPRLHVFGHIHQGYGMTERNGTTYVNASLRDEEYKLVNQPIVVDL is encoded by the coding sequence ATGTCCGATTTGCATAATATCGATCCATATTATGACGTCCCCGATGGAGATATTTTAATAATTGCCGGCGATATATGCGAGATTGGCAATGACGAAGAAATTAGTGAGTTCGATACATTTTTATCATTTCAAAATCATGCGGTAAAAATAGTTATCGCCGGAAACCATGATTTCACGTTTCAAGATTACACGCCTAAAAATGCAAAGAAACTGCTTAAACACGGCATTTACCTTGAGGACAGCGGAATAGATATCTATGGTGTTAAATTCTGGGGTAGTCCTTGGCAGCCATGGTTTGGTGGATGGGCTTTCAATCTTCCGCGTGGGCAAAAATTAGCTGATGTGTGGGCACAGATACCGGACGACACAGATGTTTTGATCACACACTCACCACCCTTCGGCATTTTAGATGTCGTTAACGGCGAGCATGTCGGCTGTAATGACCTGACAATGGCGCTTAAGCGGATTCGCCCAAGGCTGCATGTGTTCGGCCACATCCATCAAGGGTATGGCATGACAGAGCGGAACGGCACAACTTACGTCAACGCTTCTTTGCGCGACGAAGAATATAAATTAGTTAATCAACCGATTGTTGTTGATTTGTAA
- a CDS encoding AAA family ATPase, whose protein sequence is MYTHDKNKPFSAYLKRKAGKSEVEQHETDDLPVVDCKEPKLVRVFDTDKIEEFAEQNGRSSNSRITCKRLLGHLEDTNGYLPLVEIPKTIIGDLEELSNRFPNFLQVIEYYKQEFALAKFNDYPIFTAQPLLIAGPPGIGKTAFCHELAKLVNTHFEFISMSSITAGFILSGSSSKWAEGSYGKVVQSLAAGKCANPLLLLDEVDKAGGDKRYDSLGSLYSLLENETASKFIDEALDVPIDASHIAWVATANYQERIPEPIVSRFTIIEVSPPIANEMPKILNSVYKKILQKHHWGTLFQEELTEAVVDKLISTKVEPRFLQKLLIGACGRAVLRTTTDYNPTQKLEITVDDFILSDLQNKPVPKPMPKKTWDQPDVVVIPVFSMPRLADDRNKEETIINWSVREIDHDGANRNHHLVGYIPSLQTGRVTSPIQEFDRKSMQLKTFSGRKYILEGSPGLSFEGDMAWEQWKQANDIRQEIDVTHQYWIIH, encoded by the coding sequence ATGTATACGCATGACAAGAACAAACCATTCTCAGCATACCTAAAACGTAAAGCCGGCAAGTCTGAAGTCGAACAACATGAAACTGATGACTTGCCTGTCGTTGATTGCAAAGAACCAAAACTCGTGCGCGTTTTTGATACGGATAAGATTGAAGAATTCGCCGAGCAAAATGGCCGCAGCAGTAATTCACGTATAACCTGCAAGCGTTTGCTTGGTCATTTAGAAGATACAAACGGATATTTACCACTTGTCGAAATTCCGAAAACGATAATTGGCGACCTTGAAGAATTGAGCAATCGATTCCCTAACTTCTTACAAGTCATCGAGTATTACAAACAAGAATTTGCACTAGCCAAGTTTAACGATTACCCAATTTTTACAGCGCAACCATTATTGATTGCCGGGCCGCCGGGGATCGGAAAAACAGCTTTTTGTCACGAGCTAGCGAAATTAGTTAACACCCATTTTGAGTTCATCAGTATGTCGAGTATCACTGCAGGATTTATATTGAGTGGGAGCTCTTCAAAATGGGCAGAAGGTAGTTATGGGAAAGTAGTTCAGTCACTTGCGGCTGGTAAATGCGCCAATCCTTTACTACTACTCGATGAAGTTGACAAGGCCGGCGGAGATAAACGCTATGATTCTCTGGGTTCTTTATACAGCCTACTTGAAAATGAAACTGCTTCGAAATTTATTGATGAAGCCTTAGATGTACCAATTGACGCTTCGCACATAGCATGGGTAGCAACAGCAAATTATCAAGAAAGAATTCCAGAACCCATAGTGTCACGTTTTACCATTATTGAAGTTAGCCCACCGATCGCAAATGAGATGCCTAAGATATTGAATTCCGTTTATAAAAAAATCCTACAAAAGCATCATTGGGGTACGTTATTTCAAGAAGAGCTAACTGAAGCTGTAGTTGATAAATTAATTAGTACAAAAGTAGAGCCACGATTTCTGCAAAAATTACTTATAGGTGCCTGCGGTCGGGCTGTATTACGAACAACCACTGATTACAATCCCACCCAAAAACTAGAAATTACTGTAGACGATTTTATTTTATCTGATTTACAGAATAAGCCTGTTCCAAAGCCGATGCCTAAAAAGACCTGGGATCAGCCGGATGTAGTTGTAATACCAGTTTTTAGTATGCCAAGGTTAGCAGACGACCGTAATAAAGAAGAAACAATCATTAATTGGTCAGTTCGAGAAATTGATCACGATGGGGCAAACAGAAATCATCACCTCGTAGGATATATTCCAAGTCTCCAGACAGGTCGTGTGACATCGCCAATTCAAGAGTTTGATCGCAAATCAATGCAACTAAAAACATTTAGCGGCCGAAAATATATTCTTGAAGGATCGCCGGGCTTGAGTTTTGAAGGCGATATGGCTTGGGAACAATGGAAACAAGCAAATGATATTCGACAAGAAATTGATGTTACTCACCAGTATTGGATTATACATTGA
- a CDS encoding aldo/keto reductase produces MLSNFECSTPRYSQRRVAWLGDALKPLRDHFHFQTVFPAFMAALFDYDDRQKILPLLEELGIGFVPYSPLGKGFLTGKIDDTTQFDSNDFRNVLPRFTPEARKANQALVDLQVKIADEKQATPA; encoded by the coding sequence ATGTTGTCTAATTTCGAATGTAGTACACCTCGATATAGTCAAAGACGTGTTGCTTGGCTTGGTGACGCATTAAAACCGTTGCGGGATCACTTCCACTTTCAAACTGTGTTTCCAGCTTTCATGGCGGCGTTGTTTGACTATGATGATCGACAAAAAATACTACCGTTGCTGGAAGAACTTGGAATTGGTTTTGTGCCTTACAGCCCATTGGGGAAAGGCTTTTTAACTGGGAAAATTGATGACACAACCCAGTTTGACAGTAACGATTTCCGAAACGTGCTTCCACGCTTTACGCCGGAAGCGCGAAAAGCCAATCAAGCTTTGGTCGATCTTCAGGTTAAAATTGCCGATGAAAAACAGGCAACGCCCGCTTAA
- a CDS encoding helix-turn-helix domain-containing protein, whose product MTEETTLPDLSQLFGRRLAVIRKLRGLSQERFAAESGLARSHVSGIERGKINVSLSTIGTIAQTLSVEPKELLDFYSTTILETNEGEKLLGEGELKCTNGKNMRP is encoded by the coding sequence ATGACAGAAGAAACTACGCTGCCTGACTTGTCGCAATTATTTGGTAGGCGTTTAGCTGTGATACGAAAGCTCCGAGGTCTATCGCAAGAGCGATTTGCAGCAGAAAGTGGGTTAGCTCGGAGCCACGTGAGCGGCATTGAGCGGGGAAAGATCAATGTTTCGTTGAGCACAATTGGAACGATTGCGCAGACATTGTCTGTTGAGCCCAAAGAGCTTCTGGATTTCTATTCAACGACTATATTGGAAACAAACGAAGGCGAGAAATTGCTCGGCGAGGGCGAGTTGAAGTGCACTAACGGAAAAAATATGCGGCCTTAA
- a CDS encoding HD domain-containing phosphohydrolase, producing the protein MPNNPILIVDDEPANLAILREILEPTYRLVFARNGEETLLAVAKHRPSLILLDIQMPDMNGYQVCRALKADPVTETIPVIFVTALSDLGDEEQGFAVGCVDYLSKPVVPSLVRARVKTHLSLVRATQLEKSHRDAIYMLGEAGHYNDNDTGVHIWRMAAYAKALALNVGWTCADAELLEFAATMHDTGKIGVPDAVLSKPGALDEDEWRIMRRHCQIGYDILSKSDAPIFKLAAEVALSHHEKWDGTGYPNGLANLNIPESVRIVGVADVFDALTMRRPYKEAWPVDKAVATIREGAAQHFDPAMVTCFLDIQPQILQIKADWETRELAKI; encoded by the coding sequence ATGCCTAATAATCCGATTTTGATCGTGGATGACGAACCCGCGAATTTGGCGATACTTCGTGAAATTCTGGAGCCTACCTATCGTTTGGTGTTTGCGCGTAACGGTGAGGAAACCCTGCTGGCAGTTGCCAAACACCGGCCGAGTTTAATTTTGCTAGATATTCAGATGCCGGATATGAACGGCTACCAAGTTTGTCGGGCTTTGAAAGCCGATCCGGTCACCGAAACCATCCCGGTCATATTCGTCACGGCTTTATCCGACTTGGGCGATGAAGAGCAAGGGTTTGCGGTGGGTTGTGTGGATTACTTGAGTAAGCCTGTTGTACCCAGTCTGGTGCGGGCGCGAGTAAAAACCCATTTATCATTGGTAAGAGCGACGCAGTTGGAAAAAAGCCACCGCGACGCCATCTATATGTTGGGCGAAGCCGGCCACTATAACGACAACGATACCGGGGTACATATTTGGCGGATGGCCGCTTATGCTAAAGCCTTGGCCTTAAATGTCGGCTGGACGTGTGCCGATGCCGAATTGCTGGAGTTTGCCGCGACGATGCATGATACCGGCAAAATCGGCGTGCCCGATGCGGTACTGAGTAAACCGGGTGCGCTGGATGAAGACGAATGGCGCATCATGCGCCGGCATTGCCAGATTGGTTACGATATTCTATCGAAAAGCGATGCACCGATTTTTAAACTGGCGGCCGAAGTGGCCTTGTCGCATCACGAAAAATGGGACGGCACCGGCTACCCGAATGGGCTGGCTAACCTCAATATTCCCGAATCGGTGCGTATCGTCGGGGTGGCCGACGTGTTCGACGCGCTGACCATGCGCCGGCCTTATAAAGAAGCATGGCCGGTCGATAAGGCGGTCGCGACTATCCGCGAAGGCGCCGCGCAGCATTTCGATCCGGCGATGGTGACCTGTTTTCTGGACATCCAACCGCAAATTTTGCAAATCAAGGCCGACTGGGAAACGCGCGAATTGGCGAAAATTTGA
- a CDS encoding DUF4118 domain-containing protein yields the protein MIKDTLIKFFDPLRVNQQRNRHAERFLQIRFQRIPIHLTSIVSVAIPIAAGLLQWSLWSALSPLTWSLFYPAVFLSAYLGGVLSGLLATAMAVSMGIYFFIPPAGSFNIADVRYYYSTAIFALMGLSFNLAFEHCAAPKPSCSALPVWNRRLTTGV from the coding sequence GTGATTAAGGACACGCTGATTAAATTCTTCGACCCGCTCAGGGTTAACCAGCAGCGAAATCGGCATGCTGAGCGTTTTCTGCAGATCCGCTTCCAACGAATTCCCATCCACTTGACTTCAATTGTGTCTGTGGCGATACCTATTGCCGCCGGCTTGCTGCAATGGTCGCTATGGTCCGCGCTGTCGCCCCTGACCTGGAGTTTGTTTTACCCGGCGGTATTTTTAAGTGCTTACTTGGGAGGGGTGCTTAGCGGCCTGCTTGCTACGGCAATGGCCGTTTCAATGGGTATCTATTTTTTTATCCCGCCTGCGGGAAGTTTTAACATTGCGGACGTGCGCTATTACTATTCCACGGCGATTTTTGCCTTGATGGGGCTGTCGTTTAATCTGGCTTTCGAACATTGCGCCGCTCCAAAGCCGAGTTGCAGCGCATTGCCAGTTTGGAATCGGAGGTTAACCACCGGCGTTTGA
- a CDS encoding PAS domain-containing hybrid sensor histidine kinase/response regulator, translating to MRRSKAELQRIASLESEVNHRRLNQALRAANAGIWEWNLQTNENQWDEGLWRLYGLEPFACQASYDVWLSTVHPDDRAIAQAAIHQAVQQNIELNVEWRLAALVDGRERWLMSRGQPELDEIGRPLLYRGIVLDITERRQIEQSLIEKERLLADSQAVAHIGSWVRYLPGGQAMWSEETFRVFGLSPETDQALSMEQLLDTVHPDDRAARRAWHQDCLAGNSGNGLEYRICTPQGKQRWLLSKAKLETTADGQPWRLIGTVQDITEAKLAAAEKQRWIDAFRYCGHGIAIGNPETGRLVTCNPAFAEMLGYDNADQFEGQLILSLYAPEYVESAAQRLHEADQFGKIRYESVYRRQDGSKFDVAVDLVSVKNAEQKVMYRVATVQDISVRKKQEMELLQYRDHLQNLVEQRTEQLNQALQRAEHLTQVKSSFVANMSHEIRTPMNAVLGFCYLLEQHTLNEEERSLVRKIRDAGRSLLAIINDILDFSKIEAGRLEIENLPFRLSDMFDHLAALMAAAADHKNLELIIIPPAGVDALIGDGLRIQQVLINLLGNAIKFTEKGEVVLRVTVDDWQSGDTVAVRFAVSDTGIGISEPQLDDVFAAFTQADNTISRRFGGSGLGLAICRQLVNLMGGELRVNSVADQGSEFWFVLRLQRHLDCNPAQSLPHLHHLKLLVVDDCEATREAVNTSARSLDWYANAVDSGEAAIVELLASLERAEPYDVLLLDWPMADVDGTSIAEAIRASLAAVNADQPRIAIILMISSSNSRELLAVDADMKHVEGILSKPVTPSALYNAVAAVLSKSPPLPVLPDKSCNSAGTRMQGLRILVVDDSDINREVARRILESEGAQVSLACDGQDAVDWLFKNPGAVDLVLMDVQMPRMDGYAATRRIRKNPAWSDLPILALTAGAFKNLQEAALEAGMNDFIAKPFNVPQMLALIRRWTGNNSPLGVTGLASGDPDDGLIPRGQSAPVIVPTTPDPDDWPGIDVNAGLKMWHKRDLYQAYLARFVEQYRTAGRDISVAAEQGQLAELATLTHKLKGAAYGLALNEVAKRSVELETALHHSQPLAAAAAALQQALDVVIISIGNLSTNSLSPLDHSAHSEAPDGIKPLLSELLTALDEDNPGHAERLLLKLAGLVDAELLAPLTTQIRDYNFRQAESLVLALISQLDIPKQ from the coding sequence TTGCGCCGCTCCAAAGCCGAGTTGCAGCGCATTGCCAGTTTGGAATCGGAGGTTAACCACCGGCGTTTGAACCAAGCGCTTCGTGCTGCCAACGCCGGTATCTGGGAGTGGAATTTACAGACCAACGAAAATCAATGGGATGAAGGTTTGTGGCGCCTGTATGGCTTGGAGCCGTTTGCTTGCCAAGCAAGCTACGACGTCTGGCTGTCCACTGTGCATCCGGATGATCGCGCCATCGCGCAAGCGGCAATTCACCAAGCGGTACAGCAAAATATCGAGTTGAACGTGGAATGGCGGCTTGCCGCACTAGTCGACGGCCGGGAGCGTTGGCTGATGTCGCGTGGTCAACCAGAGTTGGATGAGATAGGTCGGCCTCTACTCTATCGAGGTATTGTCTTAGACATCACCGAACGCCGGCAAATCGAGCAAAGCCTGATAGAAAAAGAACGGCTGCTGGCAGATTCTCAGGCCGTGGCTCATATTGGTTCTTGGGTTCGCTACCTACCTGGCGGCCAAGCGATGTGGAGCGAAGAAACCTTTCGGGTATTTGGCCTATCACCCGAAACCGATCAAGCCTTATCCATGGAGCAGTTGTTGGATACGGTGCATCCCGATGACCGTGCCGCCAGGCGCGCCTGGCATCAGGACTGTTTGGCGGGTAACAGCGGTAACGGTTTGGAATACCGTATTTGTACCCCGCAAGGAAAGCAGCGTTGGCTGTTGTCCAAAGCCAAACTGGAGACCACGGCCGATGGTCAACCCTGGCGCTTGATTGGGACCGTGCAAGACATCACCGAAGCCAAGCTTGCGGCCGCGGAAAAACAGCGTTGGATCGATGCATTCCGCTATTGCGGGCACGGCATAGCCATAGGCAACCCCGAGACCGGCCGCCTGGTAACCTGCAATCCGGCGTTTGCCGAGATGCTGGGTTACGACAACGCCGATCAGTTTGAAGGCCAACTCATTCTGTCCCTGTACGCGCCGGAATACGTCGAATCGGCCGCACAGCGTCTGCATGAAGCCGACCAATTCGGCAAAATACGTTACGAATCGGTTTATCGGCGCCAGGATGGTTCTAAGTTTGACGTGGCGGTGGATTTGGTCAGCGTCAAAAATGCCGAGCAAAAGGTGATGTATCGGGTGGCCACGGTACAGGACATCAGCGTGCGGAAAAAACAGGAAATGGAATTGCTGCAATATCGGGATCATTTGCAGAACCTGGTCGAACAGCGCACGGAACAGCTCAACCAAGCCTTGCAACGCGCAGAGCATTTGACGCAGGTAAAAAGCAGTTTTGTGGCGAATATGAGCCACGAAATCCGCACGCCGATGAATGCGGTGCTGGGGTTTTGTTATTTGCTGGAACAACACACGCTGAACGAAGAAGAACGCAGTTTGGTGCGGAAAATTCGTGATGCCGGGCGTTCTTTATTGGCGATTATTAACGATATTCTGGATTTTTCCAAAATCGAGGCCGGGCGCCTGGAGATCGAAAACCTGCCGTTCCGGCTCAGCGATATGTTCGATCACCTTGCGGCCTTGATGGCGGCGGCAGCCGACCACAAAAATCTGGAATTGATCATTATCCCGCCGGCTGGTGTCGATGCTCTGATCGGCGATGGCCTGCGCATTCAACAAGTCTTGATTAATTTACTCGGCAATGCGATTAAATTTACCGAAAAAGGCGAAGTCGTGTTGCGCGTGACTGTCGATGATTGGCAAAGCGGCGATACGGTGGCGGTGCGCTTTGCCGTCAGCGATACCGGTATCGGTATTTCCGAACCGCAATTGGACGATGTGTTTGCCGCCTTTACCCAGGCAGATAATACAATCAGCCGCCGCTTTGGCGGCTCCGGCCTTGGCTTGGCAATTTGTCGCCAGCTGGTGAATTTGATGGGGGGCGAGTTGCGGGTAAACAGCGTAGCCGACCAAGGCAGCGAATTTTGGTTTGTCCTGCGGTTGCAGCGGCATCTTGACTGCAATCCGGCGCAGTCTCTCCCGCATTTGCACCATTTGAAATTGCTGGTGGTCGATGATTGTGAGGCTACGCGCGAAGCCGTCAATACCTCGGCGCGAAGTCTTGATTGGTATGCCAATGCCGTCGACTCGGGTGAGGCGGCAATCGTCGAACTGCTCGCCAGTTTGGAACGCGCCGAGCCTTATGACGTGCTGCTGCTGGATTGGCCTATGGCGGATGTCGACGGTACGAGTATAGCCGAAGCTATCCGCGCTTCATTGGCGGCGGTTAACGCAGATCAGCCGCGTATAGCCATTATCTTGATGATCAGCTCATCCAATTCCCGGGAACTGCTGGCGGTTGATGCCGACATGAAGCATGTCGAGGGGATATTGAGCAAACCGGTAACCCCTTCCGCATTGTATAACGCCGTCGCGGCGGTATTGTCGAAATCCCCGCCGCTGCCAGTTTTGCCGGATAAATCGTGCAATTCGGCAGGCACACGTATGCAAGGTCTGCGAATACTGGTGGTGGACGATAGCGACATCAACCGCGAAGTGGCGAGGCGCATTTTGGAGTCGGAGGGCGCGCAAGTCAGCTTGGCGTGCGACGGCCAAGACGCGGTGGATTGGTTGTTTAAAAACCCTGGTGCTGTGGATTTGGTATTGATGGATGTGCAAATGCCGCGCATGGACGGTTATGCCGCCACTCGGCGGATACGCAAAAATCCGGCGTGGTCTGATTTACCTATCCTGGCACTCACGGCCGGCGCCTTTAAAAACTTGCAGGAAGCAGCGCTGGAAGCCGGTATGAACGATTTTATCGCCAAGCCCTTTAACGTACCGCAAATGCTGGCTTTGATCAGGCGTTGGACAGGAAACAATTCGCCGCTCGGAGTGACGGGGCTGGCATCCGGCGACCCGGATGACGGGTTAATTCCCCGCGGCCAATCCGCCCCAGTCATTGTGCCGACAACTCCAGACCCAGACGATTGGCCGGGAATCGATGTTAACGCCGGCCTGAAAATGTGGCATAAGCGCGATCTTTACCAGGCCTATCTGGCACGCTTTGTCGAGCAGTATCGCACAGCCGGACGGGACATTAGTGTCGCTGCCGAGCAAGGTCAACTTGCCGAGCTTGCCACCCTGACGCACAAGTTAAAAGGCGCGGCTTACGGTTTGGCTCTGAACGAGGTAGCCAAACGCAGCGTCGAACTGGAAACGGCCTTGCATCACAGTCAGCCGTTGGCTGCGGCCGCCGCAGCGCTGCAACAGGCGCTTGACGTGGTGATCATCAGCATCGGTAACTTAAGCACAAACTCCCTGTCACCGCTTGACCATAGTGCTCACAGCGAGGCGCCCGATGGTATCAAACCCTTGTTAAGCGAATTATTAACGGCGCTGGATGAAGATAACCCCGGTCATGCCGAGCGCCTATTGCTGAAATTGGCGGGCTTGGTGGATGCCGAGTTATTGGCGCCGCTCACGACACAAATTCGCGACTATAATTTTCGGCAAGCTGAAAGCTTAGTTCTGGCGTTAATAAGCCAGCTCGATATACCAAAACAGTAA